A single window of Archangium lipolyticum DNA harbors:
- a CDS encoding catalase — translation MGTGHGTVNDRAKDATENQLTTRQGHPVSNNQSVRTVGARGPTTLENYHFLEKITHFDRERIPERVVHARGAGAYGYFEAYGAVGDEPISKYTRAKLFQQKGKRTPVFVRFSTVIHGGHSPETLRDPRGFAVKFYTEDGNWDLVGNNLKIFFIRDAMKFPDLVHAFKPDPVTQRQDARRIFDFISLSPEAMHMITFLFSPWGLPASYRFMEGSGVNTYKWVNSRGEAVLVKYHWVPRQGVKNLLQSEAEQIQAKNFNHATQDLYEAIARGEPPEWELCVQYMSDGEHPELDFDPLDATKLWPEDSFPLRPVGRMVLDRNPVEYFAEVEQAAFGTGVLVDGLDFSDDKLLQGRTFSYSDTQRYRVGVNYLQLPINAPKRPVASHQQAGQMAYTEENELTRNPHVNYEPSGLGGLREAPPDGPDHTPYIAGKVVRQRIDRQNNYRQAGERFRKFEDWERDELIGNLVGALKGCTREIQERMLWHFSQCDPEYGRRVSAGLGLAIPSTLPASLKERLPPEALQSSTGGPDPKGDSLTSPRASGEGSSGKS, via the coding sequence ATGGGGACGGGGCACGGCACGGTCAACGACCGGGCGAAGGACGCGACAGAGAACCAGCTGACCACCCGGCAGGGCCACCCCGTCTCCAACAACCAGAGCGTGCGCACGGTGGGGGCACGCGGCCCGACCACGTTGGAGAACTACCACTTCCTCGAGAAGATCACCCACTTCGACCGGGAGCGCATCCCCGAGCGTGTGGTGCATGCCCGGGGCGCCGGGGCGTATGGATATTTCGAGGCCTACGGCGCTGTCGGCGACGAGCCCATCTCGAAGTACACGCGGGCGAAGCTGTTCCAGCAGAAGGGCAAGCGCACCCCGGTCTTCGTGCGCTTCTCCACCGTCATCCATGGCGGCCACTCCCCCGAGACGCTGCGCGACCCGCGTGGCTTCGCCGTCAAGTTCTACACGGAGGACGGGAACTGGGATCTGGTGGGCAACAACCTCAAGATCTTCTTCATCCGCGACGCGATGAAGTTCCCGGACCTGGTCCATGCCTTCAAACCGGACCCCGTCACCCAACGGCAGGATGCCCGGCGCATCTTCGACTTCATCAGCCTCTCACCCGAGGCGATGCACATGATCACCTTCCTCTTCAGCCCCTGGGGCCTGCCGGCCAGCTACCGCTTCATGGAGGGCTCGGGCGTCAACACCTACAAGTGGGTCAATTCAAGGGGCGAGGCGGTCCTGGTGAAGTATCACTGGGTGCCCAGGCAGGGCGTGAAGAACCTCCTCCAGAGCGAGGCCGAACAGATCCAGGCGAAGAACTTCAACCACGCCACGCAGGACCTGTACGAAGCCATCGCGCGGGGCGAGCCACCGGAGTGGGAGCTCTGCGTGCAGTACATGAGTGATGGGGAGCACCCGGAGCTCGACTTCGATCCGCTGGACGCGACCAAGCTCTGGCCCGAGGACAGCTTCCCGCTGCGGCCCGTGGGGCGGATGGTGCTGGACCGCAACCCGGTGGAGTACTTCGCGGAAGTGGAGCAGGCCGCCTTCGGCACGGGCGTGCTGGTGGACGGCCTGGACTTCTCGGACGACAAGCTCCTGCAGGGCCGGACGTTCTCGTACTCGGACACCCAGCGCTACCGGGTGGGGGTCAACTACCTGCAACTGCCCATCAACGCGCCGAAGCGGCCGGTGGCCAGCCACCAGCAGGCGGGACAGATGGCCTACACGGAGGAGAACGAGCTCACCCGCAACCCGCACGTCAACTACGAGCCCTCGGGCCTGGGCGGGCTGCGCGAAGCCCCTCCGGACGGCCCGGACCACACCCCCTACATCGCGGGCAAGGTGGTACGGCAGCGAATCGACCGGCAGAACAACTACCGCCAGGCCGGTGAGCGCTTCCGCAAGTTCGAGGACTGGGAGCGCGACGAGCTCATCGGCAACCTCGTCGGCGCGCTGAAGGGCTGCACGCGGGAGATCCAGGAGCGCATGCTCTGGCACTTCAGCCAGTGCGATCCGGAATACGGCCGGCGGGTGTCCGCGGGATTGGGGCTCGCCATTCCCAGCACCCTGCCCGCCTCTCTGAAGGAGCGCCTCCCGCCAGAGGCACTCCAATCCTCCACGGGCGGCCCCGACCCGAAGGGCGACTCCCTCACCTCTCCCCGGGCCTCGGGCGAGGGGTCCTCCGGAAAGTCCTGA
- a CDS encoding lipoate--protein ligase family protein translates to MWKLIDPLEEAPGVWQMALDEALLDEASAREDFVPTLRLYVFRPGCLSLGRTQAYGSVDADAARAEGLDMVRRVTGGSGVLHHGELTYSFVARVASPFTDNIEQNYTLLSEAIAAGLARRFGVRAELEPSRPERNPASGACFLTPALKELKVEGRKLVGSAQRRQKGAFLQHGALPLTTDYALHARLFGLTPERLRGAMVDLTEAAGREVSHTEAAEALEQGFIERLGVTWARSPLAPHVRARAEALVAQRYGRDDWTRDAVC, encoded by the coding sequence ATGTGGAAGCTCATCGACCCCTTGGAGGAAGCGCCCGGAGTCTGGCAGATGGCACTCGACGAGGCGCTGCTCGATGAAGCGAGCGCGCGGGAGGACTTCGTTCCCACCCTGAGGCTCTACGTCTTCCGTCCGGGCTGCCTCAGCCTCGGCCGCACGCAGGCCTACGGCAGCGTCGATGCGGACGCGGCACGCGCCGAGGGTCTCGACATGGTCCGCCGGGTGACCGGAGGCTCCGGAGTGCTGCATCACGGAGAGCTCACGTACAGCTTCGTGGCCCGCGTCGCGTCACCGTTCACCGACAACATCGAGCAGAACTACACGCTGCTATCAGAGGCCATCGCCGCGGGGCTGGCGCGGCGATTCGGCGTGCGGGCCGAGCTGGAGCCCTCGCGGCCCGAGCGCAACCCGGCGAGCGGCGCGTGCTTCCTCACGCCCGCCCTCAAGGAGCTGAAGGTGGAAGGGCGCAAGCTCGTGGGCAGCGCGCAGCGGCGGCAGAAGGGCGCCTTCCTGCAACACGGCGCGCTGCCGCTCACGACGGACTACGCCCTGCACGCACGGCTGTTCGGCCTGACGCCGGAGCGGCTGCGCGGGGCGATGGTGGACCTGACGGAAGCGGCGGGCCGCGAGGTGAGCCACACCGAGGCGGCGGAGGCCCTCGAGCAGGGCTTCATCGAGCGGCTCGGCGTGACGTGGGCCAGGTCTCCGCTCGCCCCGCACGTGCGCGCGCGGGCCGAGGCGCTCGTCGCGCAGCGCTATGGCCGCGACGACTGGACGCGCGACGCGGTCTGCTGA
- a CDS encoding DUF3616 domain-containing protein, translating to MRGLKAPVLGAMAVGFLLAAGCEPRESDESGEESGFSTDTQALLGTQSTSFQDGVSPSSSYAGTRDSMIEEQNPDTNNGGDTSISASGDTPSGSGNENYILLKWDVSSIPANALVRAASITVTVSDKADQTYDFYELTRAWTEGQVTWKQADDSNDWASNGADGAGDRNTASLGSIRATATGTYTVTLNANGLEVVRRWLTTPSSNHGVIIANKDNDNRLEIRSSEYSTRPSRPKLTVTWELPGTDAGTGGGDGGTDAGTDGGAQLAGTYRGICDGSGGVRLDDAHFLNFNDESQTARIYAQGRSASPVQSKDLSGAIGLSSSDEADFEDAARVGNRIYVTTSHARNKDGELETSRYKFFALDLSGSAPNVSLQVAGTSSNLLKDMLDASNWANPDTSIISLLNERSRLTVATVADLAPKVNGTNIEGLAALPTGGLVLGFRNPKSGSSALMVTLTNPDEVVGGARAKFGQALLVNLGGYGIRGMAWSGSHQAVLILSGPHDDSNGPFALWKWSGDASSAPVKVLDLTAPSSSSPEGVIPYPGTKDVRLLLDMGSHQINGTDCKDASSSSQYFTDVIVHVD from the coding sequence ATGCGTGGATTGAAGGCTCCAGTCCTCGGAGCAATGGCGGTGGGCTTCCTGCTCGCCGCGGGGTGTGAACCGCGGGAATCCGACGAGAGCGGCGAGGAGTCCGGGTTCTCTACCGACACCCAGGCGCTGCTGGGCACGCAGAGCACGTCGTTCCAGGACGGGGTGTCTCCGTCCTCGAGCTACGCCGGTACCCGTGACTCGATGATCGAGGAGCAGAACCCCGACACCAACAACGGCGGCGACACCAGCATCTCGGCGAGCGGCGACACGCCCTCCGGGAGCGGCAACGAGAACTACATCCTGCTGAAGTGGGACGTGTCGAGCATCCCTGCGAACGCGCTCGTCCGCGCGGCCTCGATCACCGTCACGGTGTCCGACAAGGCGGATCAGACCTACGACTTCTACGAGCTGACGCGCGCATGGACCGAGGGCCAGGTCACGTGGAAGCAGGCGGATGACAGCAACGACTGGGCCTCGAATGGCGCGGACGGCGCGGGCGACCGGAACACGGCCTCGCTGGGCTCCATCCGGGCCACCGCGACGGGGACGTACACCGTCACGCTGAATGCGAACGGGCTCGAGGTGGTGCGGAGGTGGCTGACCACGCCCTCCAGCAACCACGGTGTCATCATCGCCAACAAGGACAATGACAACCGGCTGGAGATCCGCTCCAGCGAGTACTCGACCCGGCCCTCCCGCCCGAAGCTGACGGTGACCTGGGAGCTGCCCGGCACGGACGCGGGTACGGGCGGCGGGGATGGTGGCACCGACGCGGGCACGGACGGTGGAGCACAGCTCGCGGGGACGTACCGGGGCATCTGCGATGGCTCGGGCGGAGTGAGGCTCGACGACGCCCACTTCCTGAACTTCAACGATGAGTCCCAGACCGCGCGCATCTACGCCCAGGGCAGGAGCGCCTCCCCGGTCCAGAGCAAGGATCTGAGCGGCGCGATTGGCCTCTCCTCCTCGGACGAGGCGGACTTCGAGGACGCCGCGCGCGTGGGGAACCGCATCTACGTGACCACCTCGCATGCCCGGAACAAGGACGGGGAACTCGAGACCTCCCGCTACAAGTTCTTCGCCCTGGACCTCTCGGGCTCGGCACCCAATGTCTCACTTCAGGTCGCGGGGACCTCCTCGAACCTGCTGAAGGACATGTTGGATGCGTCCAACTGGGCCAACCCGGATACCTCCATCATCTCGCTGCTGAACGAGCGCTCGCGGCTGACGGTGGCCACGGTCGCGGACCTGGCCCCGAAGGTGAATGGAACCAACATCGAGGGGCTGGCGGCGCTGCCCACGGGTGGGCTCGTGCTCGGCTTCCGCAACCCGAAATCCGGTTCGAGTGCCCTGATGGTCACGCTGACCAATCCGGACGAGGTGGTCGGAGGAGCCAGGGCGAAGTTCGGCCAGGCCCTCCTGGTGAACCTGGGTGGGTATGGCATCCGGGGCATGGCTTGGTCGGGGTCCCACCAGGCGGTGCTGATCCTCAGCGGGCCCCATGACGACAGCAACGGGCCGTTCGCGCTCTGGAAGTGGAGCGGCGACGCGAGCAGCGCGCCGGTGAAGGTGCTGGACCTGACCGCGCCATCGAGCTCCTCTCCAGAGGGGGTGATCCCCTATCCCGGCACGAAGGACGTGCGGCTCCTGCTCGACATGGGCTCACATCAGATCAACGGAACGGACTGCAAGGACGCGTCCTCCTCCAGCCAGTACTTCACCGACGTGATCGTCCACGTGGACTGA
- a CDS encoding lactonase family protein, protein MRERNWTRREFMRLTGLGSVAMSLACTRSTWTGVPQPPKELWVYVGTYTSGGKGEGIYLCRLDLATGTLHRVGVTRGVAEPSFLAMDREGRYLYAVNELTELDGKPGGAVSAFRIHPQTRELTFINQQPTQGGAPCHLAVSANGRFVLVANYVGGNVSVLPVRPEGGLDAAIDVKQHEGSGANPKRQSGPHAHQVVLDAADRHAFVPDLGLDKIMVYRFDSEQGRLTPGEPGWVSTQPGAGPRHLTFHPNGRFAFGIHEMSPTITAYAYDEKSGVLKELQTVPALPPGFTGTSYGADIHVSPDGLFLYGSIRGHDSIVVHAIDSSGRLTYVEHVLTRGRWPRNFAIEPTGRYLLVANQHTNDIFCFERDRQTGRLTPAGEAVEIPSPVCLLVVPPTV, encoded by the coding sequence ATGCGAGAGAGGAACTGGACACGCCGCGAGTTCATGCGGCTCACGGGGCTGGGCTCGGTGGCAATGAGTCTGGCATGCACCAGGAGCACATGGACCGGGGTTCCCCAGCCCCCCAAGGAACTCTGGGTCTACGTTGGCACGTACACCTCTGGTGGGAAGGGCGAGGGGATCTATCTCTGCCGGCTGGACCTGGCGACGGGGACCCTCCATCGGGTGGGTGTCACCCGGGGCGTGGCCGAGCCGTCCTTCCTGGCCATGGACCGGGAGGGACGCTACCTCTATGCCGTCAATGAGCTGACGGAGCTCGATGGCAAGCCCGGTGGCGCAGTGAGTGCCTTCCGCATCCATCCCCAGACACGGGAGCTGACCTTCATCAATCAGCAACCCACCCAGGGAGGCGCGCCCTGCCACCTGGCGGTCTCCGCCAATGGCAGGTTCGTGCTGGTCGCCAATTACGTCGGTGGAAACGTCTCCGTCCTTCCGGTCCGGCCGGAGGGTGGACTGGACGCCGCCATCGACGTGAAACAGCACGAGGGCTCGGGAGCCAATCCCAAGCGTCAGTCAGGCCCGCACGCCCATCAGGTCGTGTTGGATGCCGCCGATCGCCACGCTTTCGTGCCGGACCTGGGGCTGGACAAGATCATGGTCTACCGCTTCGACAGCGAACAGGGACGATTGACCCCTGGAGAGCCGGGCTGGGTGTCCACCCAACCCGGGGCGGGACCGCGTCATCTCACCTTCCATCCCAATGGACGGTTCGCCTTCGGCATCCACGAGATGAGCCCGACGATCACCGCTTACGCCTACGACGAGAAGTCCGGCGTCCTGAAGGAGCTACAGACCGTCCCGGCCCTGCCACCCGGCTTCACCGGGACGAGCTACGGCGCGGACATCCACGTCAGCCCCGATGGCCTCTTCCTCTATGGCTCCATCCGCGGTCACGACAGCATCGTCGTGCATGCCATTGATTCCTCGGGCCGGCTGACCTACGTGGAGCACGTGCTCACGCGAGGACGGTGGCCGCGCAACTTCGCCATCGAACCCACCGGCAGGTACCTGCTCGTGGCCAATCAGCACACCAACGACATCTTCTGCTTCGAAAGAGACCGCCAGACCGGAAGGCTGACGCCTGCCGGTGAGGCGGTGGAGATCCCCTCTCCCGTGTGTCTGCTGGTGGTTCCTCCCACGGTCTGA